A genomic window from Prunus persica cultivar Lovell chromosome G2, Prunus_persica_NCBIv2, whole genome shotgun sequence includes:
- the LOC18785330 gene encoding sodium-coupled neutral amino acid transporter 5, giving the protein MVKQENGDEAEAVAHPLLQDLKSLEGQNSSSSEKGASFSGAVFNISTTMIGAGIMSIPATIKVLGIVPGFILILLVALVVEVTVEFLLRYTNSGESSTYAGMVGESFGPWGSIAVQICVIITNLGCLIIYFIIIGDVLCGSQSGGTLHFGILQEWFGVHWWNSRAYALLFIALFVMLPLVLSRRVDSLRHTSAVSILLAVVFVVICSAMAIYALCKGKTQKPRLFPDCAHQVSVFDLFTTIPILVTGFGFHVNVHPIRAELGKPSDMRSAARISLVISIIIYFSIGFFGYLLFGDSVMDDILVNFDQSSDSTIGQIINDTVRLSYAVHLLFVFPIMNFSLRANIDELLFPNKPILAQSTSRFLSLTFVLLSFTYIVAIAIPSIWYFFQFMGSTTIVCLSFIFPAALILRDGHGISTRRDKIIAILVIILAVVTSSIAMSTTLYNSAQS; this is encoded by the exons aTGGTGAAGCAGGAAAACGGTGATGAGGCTGAAGCGGTTGCTCATCCACTCTTGCAGGACCTCAAGTCCTTGGAAGGTCaaaattcatcatcatcagaaaAAGGCGCTTCATTTTCTGGGGCTGTCTTCAACATCTCAACCACAATGATTGGAGCTGGGATCATGTCAATTCCAGCAACCATCAAGGTCCTAGGCATAGTTCCTGGGTTCATTCTCATATTGTTGGTGGCCTTGGTTGTGGAGGTCACAGTGGAGTTCTTGCTCAGGTACACAAACTCAGGCGAGTCTTCTACCTATGCTGGCATGGTGGGTGAGTCTTTTGGACCCTGGGGTTCCATTGCTGTGCAAATTTGTGTCATCATCACCAATCTTGGCTGCCTCATCATTTATTTCATTATCATTG GGGATGTTCTATGTGGAAGTCAGTCTGGAGGAACCTTGCACTTTGGTATTTTACAAGAATGGTTTGGCGTCCACTGGTGGAATTCTCGTGCTTATGCGCTTCTCTTTATTGCACTCTTTGTGATGCTTCCATTAGTCTTGTCTCGCCGAGTAG ATTCACTAAGGCACACTTCAGCAGTGTCCATTCTGCTAGCAGTGGTTTTTGTTGTCATATGCTCTGCAATGGCAATTTACGCATTGTGCAAAGGGAAGACTCAGAAACCGAGACTATTTCCGGATTGTGCACATCAAGTCTCAGTATTTGATCTTTTCACCACCATCCCAATTCTTGTGACAGGTTTTGGATTCCATGTCAATG TTCATCCAATTCGAGCAGAGCTTGGTAAACCTTCTGATATGAGATCAGCTGCTCGGATTTCTCTTGTGATCAGCAtcatcatttacttttctattGGTTTCTTTGGCTACCTATTGTTTGGCGATTCGGTAATGGATGACATACTAGTAAACTTTGATCAAAGTTCTGATTCCACAATTGGGCAGATAATCAATGACACTGTTCGACTGAGCTATGCAGTTCACCTCTTGTTTGTGTTTCCTATTATGAACTTTTCCTTAAGGGCCAACATAGATGAACTGCTTTTCCCAAATAAGCCTATTTTGGCCCAAAGCACCTCAAGATTTCTGTCCCTCACTTTTGTGCTGCTCTCCTTTACATACATTGTGGCAATAGCTATCCCAAGCATATGGTACTTCTTTCAGTTCATGGGATCCACTACCATAGTTTGCCTCTCATTTATATTCCCAGCTGCTCTCATTCTTAG GGATGGGCATGGTATATCAACAAGAAGGGACAAGATAATTGCAATATTGGTGATTATTTTGGCTGTGGTGACAAGCTCAATTGCAATGTCTACCACTCTGTACAATTCAGCTCAAAGCTAG
- the LOC18784622 gene encoding putative sodium-coupled neutral amino acid transporter 7, with protein sequence MSPAAGARVPLLPGNKPVRRATVSGAVFNVSTSIIGAGIMSIPATLKVLGVIPAFLLIVIIAFLTDVSVEFLMRFTHSGESITYAGVMRESFGQVGSVATQICVMITNLGCLIMYQIIIGDVLSGNGSSGTGHSGVLQEWFGIQWWNSRDIAILFTLVFIFLPLVLLRRVESLKYSSAIAVLLAVVFVGISSAMAIYAIFEGKTSNPKLIPSLDKQTSFFDLFTAVPVIVTAFTFHFNVHPIGFELGKPSDMISAVRISLVLCAAIYFSIGLFGYLLFGDAIMSDILVNFDKSSDSAMGALLNDVVRLSYALHLMLVFPLLNFSLRVNLDELLFPKKPLLATDTRRFVILTLGLLVFSYLAAIAFPNIWYIFQFLGSTSAVCLAFIFPGAIVLRDVHGISTRRDKIMATIMVFLAVVTSAIAISTNIYNFFGNKS encoded by the exons ATGTCGCCGGCCGCCGGAGCTCGCGTGCCACTGCTGCCGGGGAACAAGCCTGTGAGGCGGGCAACGGTGTCGGGGGCAGTGTTCAACGTGTCGACGAGCATAATTGGTGCCGGAATTATGTCAATACCGGCCACTCTCAAAGTGCTTGGTGTCATACCAGCTTTTCTGCTTATTGTGATCATTGCTTTCTTGACTGATGTCTCGGTTGAGTTCTTGATGAGGTTTACGCATTCCGGCGAATCCATCACGTATGCTGGTGTCATGAGAGAGTCTTTCGGGCAGGTGGGATCTGTGGCCACACAAATATGTGTTATGATCACTAATCTTGGGTGCTTAATCATGTACCAGATTATAATTG gGGATGTTCTATCTGGAAACGGGTCTTCAGGAACAGGGCATTCAGGGGTTCTGCAAGAGTGGTTTGGAATCCAGTGGTGGAACTCACGTGATATTGCTATCTTGTTCACTCTCGTGTTCATTTTTCTGCCTCTGGTCTTGTTAAGGCGTGTAG AATCTCTCAAGTACAGTTCTGCCATAGCGGTTCTTCTTGCTGTAGTTTTTGTTGGCATAAGTTCTGCCATGGCAATCTATGCCATCTTTGAGGGCAAAACCAGCAACCCAAAGTTGATACCAAGCTTGGACAAACAAACCTCCTTCTTTGACCTTTTCACTGCTGTTCCAGTCATTGTCACAGCCTTCACTTTTCATTTCAATG TTCATCCAATTGGTTTTGAGCTTGGCAAGCCCTCTGATATGATATCAGCGGTCAGAATTTCACTGGTGCTTTGTGCAGCAATCTATTTCTCCATTGGTCTTTTTGGGTATCTTTTGTTTGGAGATGCAATCATGAGTGACATACTTGtcaattttgacaaaagttcAGATTCAGCAATGGGTGCTCTGCTTAATGATGTGGTCAGATTAAGCTATGCACTTCATCTGATGTTGGTTTTCCCACTGTTGAACTTCTCTTTAAGGGTCAACTTAGATGAACTTCTCTTCCCTAAAAAGCCACTTCTGGCCACAGATACTAGAAGATTTGTGATCCTCACTCTTGGTCTGCTAGTCTTCTCTTACCTCGCAGCAATTGCCTTCCCAAACATTTGGTATATCTTTCAGTTTCTAGGATCAACCTCTGCAGTCTGCCTTGCCTTCATTTTCCCTGGTGCTATTGTTCTaag GGATGTACATGGCATATCTACAAGAAGGGATAAGATCATGGCGACTATAATGGTGTTCTTGGCAGTAGTTACAAGCGCAATTGCCATTTCCACCAACATATACAATTTTTTCGGGAACAAGTCATGA
- the LOC18784648 gene encoding uncharacterized protein LOC18784648 — protein MRTLAARLTTYYCRRNPVRNSQPRNFSTYNGRDELSLEQDAERKIGWLLKLIFAGTATCIAYNIMPYMGDNLLQQSVSLLTVKDPLFKRMGASRLAQFAIDDERRMKIVEMGGAQELVNMLVDAKDDRTRKEALKALSALSPSDQAIGALHQAGAISVIRSTPDSLESAEIEKYKSGLLKRFQDLRYDVPSTNVSRSSDS, from the exons ATGCGTACGTTAGCAGCCAGGCTCACCACT TATTACTGTAGAAGAAACCCAGTACGGAATTCGCAGCCTCGCAATTTCTCCACTTACAACGGAAGAG ATGAGCTCTCCCTTGAACAGGACGCTGAAAGAAAAATCGGATGGCTGTTGAAGCTGATATTTGCTGGGACTGCTACTTGCATAGCTTACAACATCATGCCGTATATGG GAGATAATTTGTTGCAACAGTCCGTGTCACTTTTAACAGTCAAGGATCCTTTGTTCAAGAGAATGGGGGCTTCTCGATTAGCTCAGTTTGCGATTGATG ATGAAAGGAGGATGAAAATAGTGGAGATGGGTGGTGCTCAAGAGCTCGTAAACATGTTGGTGGATGCTAAAGATGACCGCACAAGGAAGGAGGCTTTGAAAGCTCTTTCTGCTCTGTCACCCTCAG ATCAAGCTATTGGAGCTTTACACCAAGCTGGGGCAATCTCAGTTATCAGATCAACCCCTGATTCCTTGGAGAGTGCTGAAATTGAGAAATACAAGTCAGGCTTGCTCAAGAGATTTCAAGATCTTAGATACGATGTTCCGTCTACAAATGTGTCAAGGTCTTCAGACTCTTAG
- the LOC18785026 gene encoding uncharacterized protein At2g40430, translating to MGKKAKTSRKGKKAWRTNISTEDIHDFFEQSTKDALSGGSLSSAPAESLFFVDKSKDLSVKRKIEKHRQKVLHVESMLQKNPFVQAVPSSTLKKSKKTLKEVPKPKDATECGPQGSVSTSGMADLWGDKGGDNSKTKKTAKPSLIPAVEVEPPGSSFNPTFESHQETLAHAVAQEMHKVYKKELGPQPVPLTVPGEAVDEEEMYFLDADEGTDDDMNPENLDENEDAASEKRPLKTKRVTTVMLNKRARRKEQLKKEAEAKKAQKLSKEIDGLPDILQEIAKEDDEKHKRHIRRVVAKKEKLKSCPPRLGKHKFEPAPVQVLLTEEITGSLRKLKGCCTLVKDRFKSLEKRGLIPPKLNKRK from the exons ATGGGGAAGAAAGCGAAGACATCTAGAAAGGGAAAGAAGGCATGGAGAACCAACATAAGCACAGAAGACATTCATGACTTCTTCGAGCAGTCAACCAAAGATGCTCTCTCCGGTGGTTCTCTTTCCTCTGCTCCCGCCGAGTCACTCTTCTTCGTCGACAAGTCCAAAG ATCTTTCGGTGAAGAGGAAGATTGAAAAACATAGACAGAAAGTACTCCATGTTGAGAGCATGCTACAGAAAAACCCATTTGTACAAGCGGTGCCTTCTTCGACTCTGAAGAAATCGAAGAAAACACTTAAAGAGGTTCCAAAGCCAAAAGATGCGACTGAATGTGGTCCTCAG GGTTCTGTCTCAACTTCGGGCATGGCTGACTTATGGGGTGATAAAG GTGGTGACAACAGCAAGACCAAGAAG ACGGCGAAACCATCACTTATTCCTGCCGTAGAAGTTGAGCCTCCAGGATCCTCATTCAATCCCACATTTGAAAGTCACCAG GAAACATTGGCTCATGCTGTTGCACAAGAAATGCACAAAGTCTATAAAAAAGAGTTAGGACCTCAACCAGTTCCTCTAACTGTTCCTGGGGAGGctgttgatgaagaagaa ATGTATTTTCTCGATGCTGATGAAGGCACTGATGATGATATGAATCCAGAAAATTTGGATGAGAATGAGGATGCTGCATCTGAGAAAAG GCCTCTTAAAACAAAGAGGGTGACAACAGTCATGTTAAATAAGAGAGCTAGGCGTAAAGAACAGCTTAAAAAGGAAGCAGAAGCGAAAAAGGCACAGAAGCTTTCCAAAGAAATTGATGG CTTACCAGATATTCTTCAGGAAATAGCTAAAGAGGACGATGAGAAGCATAAAAGACATATTCGACGAGTTGTagccaaaaaagagaaactaaaGTCATGCCCCCCACGCTTGGGGAAGCACAA ATTCGAGCCTGCCCCAGTTCAAGTCCTCTTGACTGAAGAAATAACTGGATCCCTTCGGAAACTGAAG GGTTGTTGTACCCTTGTCAAGGATCGGTTCAAGAGCCTAGAAAAAAGAGGATTAATCCCgccaaaattaaacaaaag GAAATAG